One Heliomicrobium gestii DNA window includes the following coding sequences:
- the acpS gene encoding holo-ACP synthase yields MAVGCDIVEIARIREAAQRHPRFLRRVFSAAEIAECEGRANPWQSFAARFAAKEAVIKALPAGCSPTLTEMEILRDPAGKPQIRFSGSAAEWVRRSGWNGWSVSLSHDRDHAIATVIAWRAKREEAMGCDS; encoded by the coding sequence ATGGCTGTGGGCTGTGACATTGTGGAGATTGCGCGCATTCGCGAGGCGGCGCAGCGGCATCCGCGTTTTTTGCGCCGCGTCTTTTCAGCGGCTGAAATCGCCGAGTGCGAGGGCCGGGCCAATCCCTGGCAGTCTTTTGCCGCCCGCTTTGCCGCCAAAGAGGCGGTGATCAAGGCGCTGCCAGCCGGTTGTTCGCCAACCTTGACGGAAATGGAGATCCTGCGCGATCCGGCGGGGAAGCCCCAGATCCGGTTCAGCGGTTCGGCTGCCGAATGGGTGCGCCGATCCGGTTGGAACGGCTGGTCGGTGAGCCTTTCCCATGATCGGGACCATGCCATTGCCACAGTGATCGCCTGGCGGGCGAAGAGGGAGGAGGCGATGGGATGCGACTCGTGA